One Qiania dongpingensis genomic window carries:
- the hprK gene encoding HPr(Ser) kinase/phosphatase — MNSPVVKLSNLINKMKLENLTPEIDITDIEINYPDINRPALQLAGFFDHFSHERVQVIGNVEYAYTSTMCESAKVAMYEQIFSREIPCLVYARSLEPDDEVRKLAIKYNIPLLSTKKTTSDFMAEVIRWLKVQLAPSISIHGVLVDVFGEGVLIMGESGIGKSEAALELIKRGHRLVTDDVVEIRKVSDDTLVGTAPDITRHMIELRGIGILDVKTLFGVESVKNTQTIDMVINLEDWDRDKEYDRLGMDEQYTEFLGNKVVCHNIPIRPGRNLAIIVESAAVNYRQKKMGYNAAKELYNRVQRNLMKGRTDAAKEEK, encoded by the coding sequence ATGAATTCACCAGTGGTAAAGCTGAGCAACTTGATCAATAAAATGAAGCTGGAAAACCTGACGCCGGAGATCGATATCACGGATATTGAGATCAACTATCCGGACATCAACAGGCCCGCCCTGCAGCTGGCAGGTTTTTTTGACCATTTCAGCCATGAGCGGGTACAGGTGATCGGAAATGTGGAATATGCTTATACAAGTACCATGTGTGAGTCTGCAAAGGTCGCCATGTACGAGCAGATTTTCAGCCGGGAGATTCCTTGTCTTGTATATGCCAGGAGTCTGGAGCCCGACGATGAGGTCAGGAAGTTGGCGATTAAATATAATATCCCCCTTCTTTCCACCAAGAAGACGACTTCCGATTTTATGGCGGAAGTGATCCGCTGGCTGAAGGTCCAGCTGGCGCCCAGCATCAGTATCCATGGCGTTTTGGTCGACGTGTTTGGCGAGGGCGTGCTGATCATGGGTGAGAGCGGCATTGGAAAAAGCGAGGCCGCCTTGGAGCTGATCAAAAGAGGCCACCGTCTTGTGACCGATGATGTGGTGGAAATCCGCAAGGTCAGTGATGATACTCTGGTGGGGACGGCTCCCGATATCACCAGGCATATGATCGAGCTGCGCGGCATCGGCATACTGGATGTAAAGACGTTGTTTGGCGTGGAGAGTGTGAAGAATACCCAGACCATTGATATGGTGATCAATCTGGAGGACTGGGACAGAGATAAAGAATATGACCGGCTGGGTATGGATGAACAGTATACGGAGTTCCTAGGAAATAAGGTGGTCTGTCACAACATTCCCATCCGTCCGGGCCGCAACCTGGCGATCATCGTAGAATCGGCAGCCGTTAATTACCGCCAGAAGAAAATGGGCTATAACGCCGCGAAAGAGCTTTACAATCGGGTACAGAGGAATCTGATGAAGGGCAGAACGGACGCAGCGAAAGAGGAAAAATGA
- the murB gene encoding UDP-N-acetylmuramate dehydrogenase yields the protein MDLFCDRLQEAGIQVCCDEPMKKHTTFQIGGPADYFVTPGGRDGLGKTIRLCREMEKPYFILGNGSNLLVSDRGYRGVIIHMGKAFGQVEAIAGGLRAGSGAMLAKVALKALEEELTGLEFASGIPGTLGGAMVMNAGAYGGEMAQVVRCARVLTEDGEEKELSLAELEMGYRRSCILPRRYIVTEVEVDLTSGDKTQIRARMDELSARRKEKQPLEFPSAGSTFKRPEGYFAGKLIMDAGLRGYAVGGACVSEKHCGFVINKGGATAENVLDLCRDIQKRVQEKFGVLLEMEIRTLGDFS from the coding sequence ATGGATTTATTTTGCGACAGACTGCAGGAGGCGGGAATTCAGGTATGCTGTGATGAACCGATGAAAAAGCACACGACATTTCAGATAGGAGGCCCTGCGGACTATTTTGTGACACCAGGCGGACGCGACGGACTGGGAAAGACGATCCGGCTGTGCAGGGAGATGGAAAAGCCGTATTTTATCCTTGGAAACGGAAGTAATCTTCTGGTCAGCGACAGAGGATATCGGGGCGTGATCATCCATATGGGGAAGGCTTTCGGACAAGTGGAGGCCATTGCAGGAGGGCTCCGCGCCGGTTCCGGGGCCATGCTGGCGAAGGTGGCGCTGAAAGCGCTGGAAGAGGAACTCACAGGTCTGGAATTCGCATCAGGTATTCCGGGGACTTTAGGCGGAGCCATGGTGATGAACGCGGGAGCTTATGGAGGAGAGATGGCGCAGGTCGTTCGGTGCGCCCGGGTTCTGACGGAAGACGGAGAAGAAAAAGAGCTGAGCCTGGCTGAGCTGGAAATGGGCTATCGGAGGAGCTGCATCCTTCCCAGAAGATATATCGTGACAGAAGTAGAAGTAGATCTGACCTCCGGGGATAAAACACAGATCAGGGCCAGGATGGATGAGCTGTCTGCCAGGCGGAAGGAAAAACAGCCGCTGGAGTTTCCCAGCGCCGGCAGCACATTTAAGCGTCCGGAAGGGTACTTTGCAGGTAAATTGATCATGGACGCGGGCCTTAGAGGTTACGCGGTAGGAGGGGCCTGTGTCTCGGAAAAGCACTGTGGCTTCGTGATCAACAAGGGCGGCGCGACGGCGGAAAATGTCCTGGATCTGTGCCGTGATATACAGAAACGGGTACAGGAAAAGTTCGGAGTTTTACTGGAAATGGAGATCAGGACTCTGGGTGATTTCAGTTGA